In Zingiber officinale cultivar Zhangliang chromosome 1A, Zo_v1.1, whole genome shotgun sequence, a genomic segment contains:
- the LOC122016305 gene encoding protein DETOXIFICATION 17-like isoform X2 — protein sequence MFVAHLGELALFGASMATSFAGVTSFSFLHWILCVGKLLEQSSTICWAYTCRDTGSILSLFGQDPEIAAEVGAYSRWMIPTLFAYGLIQCHNRFLQTQNIVFPMMLITSVTALLDLTFVDVSPEELFHNERSFMNEVSKASPMETQSAKEIQTNGTVKQNASSSTEQPYYRQLFNLFKAHKDPKQNPIAYSCNRLRKTSYFFCIVVVITVLFCPVLKPIIIF from the exons ATGTTCGTCGCCCACCTCGGCGAGCTCGCTCTCTTCGGCGCCTCCATGGCCACATCCTTCGCCGGTGTTACTAGCTTCAGCTTCTTG CATTGGATACTATGTGTGGGCAAGCTTTTGGAGCAAAGCAGTACCATATGCTGGGCATACACATGCAGAGACACAGGCTCAATTCTTAGTCTGTTTGGTCAAGATCCAGAAATAGCTGCAGAAGTTGGAGCCTATTCTCGATGGATGATTCCCACCCTTTTCGCGTATGGCCTCATACAGTGTCATAACAGGTTCCTCCAGACACAGAAcattgtgttcccaatgatgctGATCACAAGTGTTACCGCTCTGTTGGATCTAA CATTTGTGGATGTTTCTCCAGAAGAACTATTTCACAATGAACGTTCCTTTATGAATGAGGTATCAAAGGCAAGCCCAATGGAGACTCAATCAGCTAAGGAA ATACAAACGAATGGAACTGTAAAACAGAATGCAAGTTCTTCAACCGAACAACCTTATTATC gccaactgttcaatctgttcaaagctcacaaagatcCTAAACAAAATCCAATTGCTTATTCCTGTAATAGATTGAGAAAGACAAGCTACTTCTTCTGTATTGTGGTAGTAATTACTGTACTGTTTTGTCCCGTTCTCAAgccgataataattttttag
- the LOC121996118 gene encoding chaperone protein dnaJ 20, chloroplastic-like, whose product MAALALSCPSNSLYRSSFSPIPAKSTVAAAPRLRVSASAAAAAAPAMATMYDLLSVSRTAGPSEIRSAYRRVALRWHPDACRSAGEERRFAERFMEAREAYEVLSDPVRRRDYDLALSGGRWASAVGAATVFREGRPRGRGCDAAAFGNWETQLDGLRRRSDVADAGGEEETWGGRVRRARSAAV is encoded by the coding sequence ATGGCAGCTTTGGCTCTTTCATGTCCCTCTAACTCCTTGTACAGATCTTCCTTCTCCCCAATCCCTGCCAAATCAACAGTGGCCGCTGCTCCTCGACTCAGGGTCTCGGCctctgccgccgccgccgccgctccgGCGATGGCCACGATGTACGACCTTCTCTCCGTGTCCCGGACCGCCGGGCCCAGCGAGATCCGCTCGGCGTACCGGCGGGTGGCCCTTCGGTGGCACCCGGACGCGTGCCGCTCCGCCGGGGAGGAGCGCCGCTTCGCGGAGCGCTTCATGGAGGCGCGGGAGGCCTACGAGGTGCTCTCCGACCCCGTCCGCCGCCGCGACTACGACCTCGCCCTCTCCGGGGGCCGCTGGGCCTCTGCCGTCGGCGCCGCCACGGTCTTCCGCGAGGGGCGCCCTCGCGGGCGAGGATGCGACGCGGCGGCGTTTGGGAACTGGGAAACCCAACTGGACGGGCTCCGGCGGAGGTCGGACGTGGCGGATGCCGGCGGGGAGGAGGAGACGTGGGGCGGCCGCGTGCGCCGGGCCCGCAGCGCCGCCGTCTAG
- the LOC122016305 gene encoding uncharacterized protein LOC122016305 isoform X1 encodes MFVAHLGELALFGASMATSFAGVTSFSFLHWILCVGKLLEQSSTICWAYTCRDTGSILSLFGQDPEIAAEVGAYSRWMIPTLFAYGLIQCHNSVFYLLLLCHLCGHWEQYSMVVNICINIRHSKNLAFVDVSPEELFHNERSFMNEVSKASPMETQSAKEIQTNGTVKQNASSSTEQPYYRQLFNLFKAHKDPKQNPIAYSCNRLRKTSYFFCIVVVITVLFCPVLKPIIIF; translated from the exons ATGTTCGTCGCCCACCTCGGCGAGCTCGCTCTCTTCGGCGCCTCCATGGCCACATCCTTCGCCGGTGTTACTAGCTTCAGCTTCTTG CATTGGATACTATGTGTGGGCAAGCTTTTGGAGCAAAGCAGTACCATATGCTGGGCATACACATGCAGAGACACAGGCTCAATTCTTAGTCTGTTTGGTCAAGATCCAGAAATAGCTGCAGAAGTTGGAGCCTATTCTCGATGGATGATTCCCACCCTTTTCGCGTATGGCCTCATACAGTGTCATAACAG TGTTTTCTACTTGCTTCTCTTATGTCATTTGTGTGGGCACTGGGAACAATATAGCATGGTTGTCAATATTTGCATCAATATCAGGCATTCAAAAAACTTAG CATTTGTGGATGTTTCTCCAGAAGAACTATTTCACAATGAACGTTCCTTTATGAATGAGGTATCAAAGGCAAGCCCAATGGAGACTCAATCAGCTAAGGAA ATACAAACGAATGGAACTGTAAAACAGAATGCAAGTTCTTCAACCGAACAACCTTATTATC gccaactgttcaatctgttcaaagctcacaaagatcCTAAACAAAATCCAATTGCTTATTCCTGTAATAGATTGAGAAAGACAAGCTACTTCTTCTGTATTGTGGTAGTAATTACTGTACTGTTTTGTCCCGTTCTCAAgccgataataattttttag